Below is a genomic region from Caulobacter rhizosphaerae.
CGGCGCCCAGCAGGCCCGGCTCCTCGCCGTCGGTGAACAGGAAGATCACGTCGCGGGCCGGGGTCGGGCCGGCTTTCAGGGCGCGGGCGATTTCCAGGGCGGCGGCCATGCCCGCGGAGTCGTCGGCGGCGCCGGGCGAATTGTGGACGGTGTCGTAGTGGCTCATCACCAGCACCGCCGGAGCATCGCGGTCGGCGCCGGGCAGGGTGGCGACGATGTTCTGGACGGCGCCGACGGCCACCGAGCGAGGCGACCACTTGGCCGCCTCGCGCACGCCCTCGCCCGGCCGCACCAGCACCTCCAGCCCCAGACCATTGACCCGCGAGAGCAGGTGGTCGCGCACCCGGACGATCTCATTCGAGCCAATCGGATGCGGCTTGCGGCCGATGGCGCGGACGTCGGCCATGGCGCGGCCGGCCGAGAACTGGTCGGCGGGGGCGTTGGCCGGCAGGGGGGGCGGCGTTCGCAAGGCCAGGTTGGCGATCGCCAGGCCCAGCAGCAGGCAGACCCAGACGCCGAGCAGCCGGATGGTCTTCATGCGATGCGCCTCCCGCAGCGAATCCCCGACCGCAGGGTGAGGCGCTTCGGGGCTCGAGGAAAGCTTGGTTAAGGGCGAAAGGAGCCCAACGAAAAGGGCGACCCGGTCACCCGGATCGCCCTTCCGTCTTCCACCCTCGTCTCCGCTCCCGACTTTCGCCTGGAGAGCGGGTCCGTGGATCTAGTACTTGGCCCGCAGGGTCAGGCCGTAGGTGCGCGGCGCGCCCAGGAACGCATCATAGGTGATGGTGTCGTTGGCCGGCGCGTAGGTCGCGTTGGTGGCGCTCAGGCCCGACGAGCCCTGCAGGAAGCCGTTGAAGGCGACCTGTTCGTACTCTTCGTTGAACAGGTTCTGGCCCCACAGCTCGATCGTCCACTTGTCGTCCTGCGAGCCCAGGCCGATGCGGGCGTTGGCCACGGTGTAGGCCTTCTGGACCTTCGGCGGGAACAGGTCCGAACCGGTGTTGTAGGCGGACGAGTACTTGGCGCCGATGTTGAAGCGGGCCTTCAGGCTGTCGCCGACCGGACGTTCGTAGGTCAGCGAGGCCGAGCCGGACCATTTGGGGGCCAGCGACATCTGGCTGCCCGGCAGCAGGGCCAGGGCGTTGGTCGGGTCGTTGGGGACCTTGTCGTCGCCATAGGTCGTCTTGGCGTAGCTCAGGCCGCTCTGGACCGACAGGCCGTGCACCGGGGTGAACCACAGGAAGTCGACGTCGACGCCCTTGGAGGTCACTTCCGGCACCGAGCGCACCGCGAACGAAGTGCCCAGGAAGGTGTTCAGTTGGAAGTCCGTGAACTTCTGGTAGAAGCCGGTGACGTTGAACAGCACCGTGCGGTTGAACAGGGTGTTCTTCAGGCCGACTTCATAGCTGTCGACGAATTCGGCCGGGAACGAGGTGTCCAGGATCGGCACGACGCCAGGCGCGCCCGAAGGCAGGCCGTTGGACGACTGGGTGCGGTCCAGGTTGAAGCCGCCGCCCTTGTAGCCGCGGGCGTAGGAGGCGTAGCTGAACACCTCCGGCGAGAAGCGGTACGACGCCTTGATCGTGCCGCTCCATTCCTTGTCCGAGCGCTTCTGGTTGGTGCCGCGGCCGTTGAACAGCGGATTGGCCCAGGGCAGGCAGAGGTTGCCGATCACCGTGCCGGCGTTGGCCGGGCCGACGATGCCGGCGATGCGGGCCTGGCCGGCCGGCGACAGGGCGGTGGCGCACGCCACGCCGCCATCGCTGGTGGTCTGGTAGGTGTCCAGGTCCTTCTTGTCGATCGAGTAGCGCAGGCCGGCGGTGATGTCGAAGGCGTCGGTCACGTGCCAGGTGTTGTTGGTGAAGCCGGCGACGGTGGTGGCGCGCTGCTTGTAGGTGTCGTGCAGGCCCTGGCCGCCGACGAAGCTGGTGTTGGGCGCACGGTTCAGCAGCAGGGCGACGAAGTTGGCGACGCCGGCCGGATTGGCCCCCGAGCGCGACAGCAGGCGGCCCAGATACTGCTCGTAGTCGTTGCCGTACTTGAAGTTGGCTTCGTTATCGAGCTTCTCGTCGGCCAGGAAGGCGCCGACCAGCCAGTCGAACTTGTCGGTCTGGCCGGCCAGGCGGATTTCCTGGCTGAAGGTGGTGAACTCCGAATAGTTGGTGCCGTCCTTGTTGCGATAGGCGAGGTCCGCGGTGGTGAAGTCGGAGTCCTGGCCGTTGTCGGTGCGCCAGTTGCGGATGGCCGAGATGGAGGTGATCTCGCCGAAGTCGGTGTCGATCACGGCCTGCAGCGACACGCCCTTGTCCTCGATCGACGACGGCGCGCCGCGGTTCGAATAGGCGACGCGGGCGTAGGGATCGGCGGTGGTGGCCAGGGCCGGGCCGCCGTTCAGCAGACCCAGGATGCCGGCGGTCGGGCCGGTGCGGATCTGCACGGCGCCGCAGCAGTTTTCGTCGCGCTTGGTGTAGTCGCCGATCAGCCGGAAGGTGGCCTTGTCGTCCGGCACGAACAGCAGTTGGCCGCGGACGGTGTAGAAGCCCTGGTCGGCGTCCTCGTCGCGATCGCTGGGACCCTTGCCGGTGACCACGTCGTTATAGCCGTCGCGCTCGCGGGCGGCCACGTACAGCCGGGCGGCCAGGGTCTCGCTACCGAACAGCGGCCCGGTCACCGAGCCGGCCAGGCCGTGGGCGTTGAAGTTGCCGATCGTCGCCTCGGCCTCGGCGCCGAAGCCGAATTCCGGCTCCTTGGTGACGATGTTGATGACGCCGGCCGAGGTGCTCTTGCCGAACAGCGTGCCTTGCGGGCCCTTCAGGACCTCGATGCGTTCCATCTGGCCCAGGTCGCCGAAGCCGACGCCGTTGCGCGGACGATAGACGCCGTCGATCACGACGCCGACCGAGCTTTCCAGGCCGGGGTTGTCGCCGACCGTGCCGACGCCGCGGATGCGGGCGGTGGTCGAGGCTTCCGACGAGGTCGAGGTGACGGTCAGGCCGGGAGTCAGGATCGTCAGGTCCTTGATGTCCTTGACGCCGGTGTCCTGCAGCAGCTTGGCGCTGACGGCGGTGACCACCACCGGCACGTCCTGCAGGTTCTGCTCGCGCTTCTGGGCGGTGACGACGATGCTGTCGACGGTGGGGATTTCGGTGTCCTGGGCGGCGGTTTGGGCCTGAGCCGCCAGCGGGGTCAGACCGGCGAGCACGACGGCGGACGCCGTGCCGCAAAGCACCTGAGTAAAGCGCATTTCCTACCTCGGTTCGTTTTATGGCGTGAGCGCTTGCACCGCCCCCGCCTTTTGATTTGGTCTTGACCCGAACGATTGTTCGAATTGACACGCAAGGGTTACGGTTCCGCCGGTGTCTCGGCAAGGAGAAACCTTATGGATTAACGGTTCGAGAACGGCTGTTGCGCGGAAGCGACAGCGTTACGCGAGCATCCCCAACCTTCCGTCAGCCTTCAAATGAGGTCGGAGCGCTTGCGTCGGGCGGCCGGGCGGCTCATGTCCCCGCCATGCCCCTCTCCGCCACCTATCGTCCTGATCCGGTCTTCATGCGCTTGGGGGCGGAGTTCGCCGATCCGGTGGCCCCCGCGCCCTTCCCGCAGACCCGCCTGCGGTTCCGCAACGACCGCGCGGCGGCCAGCGTGGGATTGGAGGACCTGGCCGAGGCCGAATGGCTGGCTCACTTCGCCCGTTTCGCACCGCTGCCGGACAACCAGCCCGGGCCCCTGGCCATGCGCTATCACGGCCATCAGTTCCGCAGCTACAACCCCGACCTGGGCGACGGGCGCGGTTTCCTGTTCGCCCAGCTTCGGGAGGCCGGAAGCGGCCGGCTGCTGGACCTGGCCACCAAGGGCTCGGGTCAGACGCCCTGGTCGCGGGCCGGCGACGGGCGGCTGACCCTGAAGGGCGGAGTGCGCGAGATTCTGGCGGCCGCCATGCTGGAGGCCCTGGGCGTTCCGACCTCCCGCGCCTTCTCCCTGGTCGAGACGGGCGAAGCCCTGGTGCGCGGCGACGAGCCCAGCCCGACCCGCTCGGCGGTGCTGACCCGCCTGTCCCACAGCCACATCCGGTTCGGGACCTTTCAGCGCCAGGCCTTCCTGGAGCGGCGAGACAATATCACCGTGCTGGTCGACCATGCGGTCGAGACCTATTTCCCGCAGGTCGCCGACCAGCCGGACCGGCCCAAGGTGCTGCTGGAGCAGGCGGTCGCCGCCAGCGCCCACCTGCTGGCCCGCTGGATGGCGGCCGGTTTCGTGCACGGGGTGCTCAACACCGACAACATGGTCGTGACGGGCGAGAGCTTCGACTACGGCCCCTGGCGGTTCCTGCCGCGCAACGACCCCGACTTCACCGCCGCCTATTTCGACCACTCGGGCCTCTACAGCTTCGGCCGCCAGCCCGAGGCGGTGTTCTGGAACCTGCAGCAGCTGGCAGGCTGCCTGGCCCTGGTCACCGACGACGCGGGACTGATCGCGGCGCTCAACAGCTTCTCCGGTCTCTATCGCGACGCCCTGCGCGCCGCGATGCTGGACCGCCTGGGCCTGACGAGCCGCTCGGCCGACGACGATATCGACCTGGTCCAGGCCGCGTTCACGGCCCTGGCCGCCGGCGGCGAATCGCTGCGCTGGGAGCCGTTCTTCTTCGATTGGTTCGGAGGCGAGGCGTCGCAAGCCCGCGCCCTGGCCGGTCCGCGCGCGGACCTCTACGGCCAGGAAGCCTTTCTCGACTTCCGCCGCCGGCTGTCGGCGTTCGAGCCTAAGCGTCCCGAACGTCTGGAAAGTCCTGTTTTCAACGGCTTGGAGCCCGAGGAGCTGCTGATCGACGAGGTGGAGGCCCTGTGGGCGCCGATCGCGCAAGCCGACGACTGGGCGCCGCTCGAAGGAAAACTGGCCCGAATTGAGGCCGCGCGTGTCGCCTATGCGTTGGGAGACTGACATACGGGTGAGACATATCTGCCGCATGCTGAGCTTTTCCGACGTAGATCCGAGGTTCGTAGGAACAAACGTCAAGCTTCGGCCTTATCTGGGCTGAAACTCGCCTCACGAACGAACTGGCCTGTGGAGAATTTCGCATGCGTTTCTTCCAACCCGTGATGCTGGTCTGCGCGGTCGCCATGTCGTTCATCGGCGCCTTGGGCCTGCCGGGCTGCGCCCGCGCCATTGGCGAGTGCCTGAGCGACAAGCACGAGATGGCTTGATCCTCCCCCTCTGGGGGAGGTGGCCCGTAGGGCCGGAGGGGGAGCCGCCGCGCTGGCCCCCTCAGTCGCTTACGCGACAGTTCCCCCAGAGGGGGAGCATCAAACCAACCAGGGCGCGCTGGCCATCCGTCGGGCCAGGAACGCGATCAGCACCTCCACCCTCGCCGGACGGATCGGGCTGGGCGGGGTGACCAGGTGCAGGGCGATCGGCGGCGGGGCCCAATCCGCTAGGACCTCCTCCAGCAAGCCGCTCTTCACGTCCTCCCAGCACAGGAAGTCAGGCTGCATGGCCAGGCCCAGGCCGGCCAGCAGGGAAGGGCGCAGGATGTCGGCGTTGTTGACCCGCAGGGGCGAGGGCACGCTGACCGCATATTGTCCGTGCTCGGCGTGCTCGAACCGCCAGACGTCCCGCGAACGGCCGCCGGTGTAGAACAGGCCTTGGTGGACCGTCAGGTCCTTGGGGTGGCCGGGCCGGCCATGCTTGTCGAAATAGGCCGGCGCGCCGACCAGCATCACCCGCACCGGACACAGCCGCCGGGCCAGCAGGCTGGAGTCCTCCAGGGCCGAGATCCGCAAGGCCAGGTCGAATCCCTCCTCGACGATGTCGACCAGCTGGTCCGACAGCGACAGCTCGACCGAGACCTCCGGATAGAGGGCGAAGAATTCCGGCAGGGCCGGTCCCAGATGGGCAATGCCGAACGACATCGGCGCGGCCACTCGCACCAGGCCGCGCGGGGTGGCCGACTGGGCCGAGGCCTCGGCTTCCAGCGCCTCGCCCTCGGCCAGGATCCGGGCGGCGCGGTCCAGCGAGGCGCGGCCGGCCTCGGTCAGGGACAGTCGCCGGGAGGTGCGATGAAACAGTGTCGCCCCAAGCCGCGTCTCCAGCCGCGAGACGGCCTTGGAGACCGTGGCCTTGGACAGGTTCAGCTGTTCGGCGGTCCCGACGAACGAGCCGGTCTCAGCCACCTTGGCGAACACCGCCCAGGCCTCGAAGTCGGGGAGTTTCATGGGTGCGATTTCCGAAACGGTTTGTTTCGATCATTTCCATTTCGGATCGAAGCGCAAGGGGCCATCTTCTCCTCAACAGAGACGGCCGCCCCGGCCTTCTCCTTCAAGATGCTCTCAGGAGACCGAGATGATCGACGTTCGAACCTTCGACAGCCTGGGCGGCGCCAACCATGGTTGGCTGGACGCCAAGCACCACTTCTCGTTCGCCGACTACCACGACCCTTCGCGCGTCCATCACGGCGCCCTGCGGGTGTGGAACGACGACACCATCGCGGCCGGCACGGGCTTTCCGCCCCATCCCCATGCCGACATGGAGATCATCACCTATGTCCGTGAGGGCGCGATCACCCACCAGGACAGCCTGGGCAACAAGGGCCGCACCGAGGCGGGCGACGTCCAGGTGATGAGCGCTGGCACCGGCATCCGCCATTCCGAGTACAATCTGGAAAACACCACGACCAAGATCTTCCAGATCTGGATCATCCCCAACAAGCGCGGCGAAGGCCCGGCCTGGGGCGCCAAGCCCTTCCCCAAGGGCGACCGCAGCGGGAAGTTCGTGGCCCTGGCCAGCGGCTTCGACGGTGATACGGACGCTCTGCCGATCCGCACCGACGCCCGCGTACTGGGCGCGACGCTGAAGGCTGGCGAGACCGCCGAGTACGCCATCGGCGCCGACCGCAAGGGTTATCTGGTGCCGTCGACCGGCAAGGTCGAGGTCAACGGCGTGGCTTTGAACACCCGCGACGGCGCGGCCATTCAAGACGAGGCCGTGATCCGCGTGAAAGCGTTGGAAGACGCGGAATTGGTGCTCGTCGACGCCGCTTAATCAACACCCCCTGACGGGAACAGGCGCATGCGCCTGTCCCCACCCCTTCCAAACACTCACAAGGAGGCCGTCATGGCCAAGGTTCTCGTCCTCTACTATTCCGCCTACGGCCACATCGAGACGATGGCCAACGCCGTCGCCGAAGGCGCCCGCGCCGCCGGCGCGACCGTCGATGTCAAGCGCGTGCCGGAACTGGTGCCGCAGGAGATCGCGGTGAAGTCGCACTACAAGCTGGACCAGGCCGCGCCGGTCGCCAAGATCGAGGATCTGGCCGAGTACGACGCCATCATCGTCGGCGTCGGCACCCGCTTTGGGCGCATGGCCTCGCAGATGGCCAACTTCCTCGACCAGGCCGGCGGCCTGTGGGCCCGCGGCGCGTTGAACGGCAAGGTGGGCGGCGCCTTCACCTCGTCGGCCACCCAGCACGGCGGCAACGAGACCACCCTGTTCTCGATCATCACCAACCTGCTGCACTTCGGCATGACCATCGTGGGCCTGCCCTACAGCCACCAGGGCCAGATGACCCTGGAGGAGATCACCGGCGGCGCGCCCTACGGCGCCACCACCATCGCCGGCGGCGACGGTTCGCGCCAGCCCAGCGAGCTGGAGCTGGCCGGCGCCCGCCACCAGGGCGAACTGGTCGCAAAGACGGCGGCCAAGCTGTTCGGCTAAATCGCGGACCCGAGTCCTGGCGGCGCGGTTCGTCCTCCCTCCTACGAACCGTGTCGCCAACGACCGGCCGGCTCCCCGCGGAGTCGGCCGGTTTTGTTTTTCAAGAACGCTGGCCGACCCGGCGGAGCGACGTTCGTTATCGCGCACCGAAGTCGCCGACGATCGCATCAGCGTCGTCGTGGAGCAGCAGCTTCTCCTTTTGGTTGAAATATTAAAAATTGTTACAAGAGGGTGCATTTCTGCACGTCCTGATGGGTCGTCGCCTGTTACGCAATTATAAGTAGCTTAAACCCCTCCTACACCAAAGGGATGCGTCAGGCGGAGCCGTCTGGGCGCGCCCGCCAACCAACTCATCAAGGGAGAGTAAGCGATGGCTTATGATGCTGATGCCGCCGCCGTGGGCATTTCCCAGGTCTACTGGGACAAGGGCCTGAAGTATTTCACCAATGGCGACGACGCGACCACCGCGATCCAGAACCTGTACCTGGACTGGAAGCCGCCGTTCGACCTGGGATCGCTGGCCGCCATCATCGGCGCCCTGTACGCCGACACCTACTGGGCCGCCCTGCCGAGCGACGGCCAGCGGATGTCGGTCACCCAGCTGGCCAACGACCTGAGCGCCGCGATCGGGGTCAACCTGTCCGACGCCACCCGAGCGGCCCAGTTCGCCTTCTCGCGCTGGTACGGCCTGTTCGTTCGCGGCAACATGGCCAACAGCGGCGAGATCCCCAAGCAGGGCACGCTGACCTCCAGTCCCGACGTGCTGGTCAACGGCTCGTCGCCGATGATCCCTCGCCTGATCATCACCAACTGGAACCAGGACACCTGGGGGCCGAAGCCGGGGTTGAAGAACTATGCCTACGGCCGGTCCCAGAGCCTGAACATCGGCGTGCCGATCACCCAGCCGACCGTGCGGATGTACTATACCGACGCCGGCTTCGTGCCGCCGCCCAGCAGCTGGATCCAGGTCTTCACCTATGACGACCAGCTGGAAAGCTCGCCGCTCGTCGACATCAACGGCGGTCAGACCCTGGTCCCGGGAACCCGGTCGGCCAGCAAGCTGGCGTTCGGGGTCAACTTCCCCGGTACGGGCCACTACTGCATGATCACGGCCGCGGCGTCGGAATACTTCGCCAACAAGCCCAACGCCGGGCAGGGCAACTGGGATTCGGCCACCTGGCTGCAGTGCAACGGCGCGGCCGGCTGGCACAATCTCGACGTCTCCAGCACGGGCGAAGCCTTCCTGAAGTTCTATAACCAGGACGACAGCGCCGAGCGCTTCGCGTTCGAGGCCCACTGCCACCAGGTGGACAAGGGCGCCAAGGTGTCGCTGGCCATCGACGGCCTGCTGCGGTCGACCGAGGCGGCGATCACCGCCGACTACCAGGTGGTCAGCGCCGAGGTCGAGGCCCCGCCGCATCACGTCGGCGAACTGGCGGTGCGGTTCGGCAAGCTGCCGCCGGGCTCGTCCGTGACCTTCTACAAGTATTGGGTGCTGCCGGTCGGCCACCCGTATCACCCCCACGCCGCCCGGCTGGTGGGCGACTTCGACGCCCTCGCGTCGGGCCAGCCGGTCCGCGTGCCGATGGGCGACTACACCTTCATCGGTCCCGAAGACTAAGGCGGGGCGACGACGCGAGGCCCGGCGGGCGCGGCATGTCCGCGCCCGCTTCGCCTTGCGCGTGGCGCCGGCTCACCCCGTCCGGGTCATCTTGAAGATCCCCTGGGCGTTCGAACTGTCGAACCGCAGGTCCAGCCTTTCCACGCCGGCCTCGTCCACGAACCGGTCGCGCGAGATGAACTCGTGGAACGAGCCGGGGACGGTCAGGGTCACTTCTCCGGCGTTGGTGGCGAACACGCGCTCGACCGGCTGCGCCTTGAACGCCGTCTGGCGTACGCGGCCCGAGCCCGAGACCTCGACCTTGTCCTTGACCGGCCGGCCCAGGGCTTTCTGGCCCTCCGCCACGGCCTCGACATCGGGGACCCGGTCGGTGGCGTGGTTGAAGGCCTGGCCCTCGGTGGCGATCCAGGCGGCCTCGGCCGACTCGGCCAGCAGGGCCCTGTAGTGCTCCAGCCGCAGGGCGCCGTGGGTGCGCTCGAAGGCCGCGACCACCTGGGGCAGGGCGGCGCGCGCCGCGTCCAGGTCGCAGGACCCTTCGGTGGCGAAGGCGGCCAGGGCCCGCTGGGCCTCCACGCCCAGGACGTCGGCGGTGGAGTCGAACACCGCATGGGCGATCACCTGAAAGGCCGGCGAGAAACGCTCGGCATGCAGTTCGCTGACGAAGAACTGCGGGATCGCCTCGGGATGGTCCAGATGGGCGAAGGCCCGGCCGGTCATCTTCAGCCGGTCCAGCGGATAGAGGTCGGCGACCGCGTAGCCCAGCGGCTCGAGGATCCGCGCGAAGGCCAGATGGCCGGCGGGCAACGCGCCGGTCGGGGCGCCGTCACCGAAGTCGATCGTGCGCAGGGCGCCGTGGTCGAACAGCACCTTGCGGCCCGCCGCGCGGCGCTCGGACACATAGGCCGCGCCCAGCGGCACGCGGCCCATGATGTCGTGGAACAGCACCGCGTTCAGCGCCATGGCGAACACCGCGCGCGACACCGGGCCGTCTGTCTCGGCCGCCAGGGGCGGAGCGATGTCCAGCACGTCGAGGATCGTGGCGGCGGCCTTCTGGCCGATGGCCGAGGCGACGAGGGTGGAGAGATGCGACATGTCGAAATCCTAGACGTCGAACGTGACCCCCTGCGCCAGCGGCAGGGTGGTCCCGTAGTTCACGGTGTTGGTGGCGCGGCGCATATAGGCCTTCCAGCTGTCGGAGCCGGCTTCACGGCCGCCGCCGGTCTCCTTCTCGCCGCCGAACGCCCCGCCGATCTCCGCGCCCGAGGGGCCGATATTGACGTTGGCGATGCCGCAATCGCTGCCTTGCGCCGACAGAAACAACTCGGCCTCGCGCAGGTTCAGCGTGAAGATCGATGACGACAGCCCCTGGGCCACGTCGTTCTGGGCGGCGATGGCGTCGGCCAGTTCGGTGTAGCGCATCACGTAGAGGATCGGGGCGAAGGTTTCGGCCTTCACGATCTCGGCCTGGTGGTCGATCTCGACCAGGGCGGGAGCGACGTAGAAGGCGTTCGGCCCGCCAACCTCGACGCGGTCGCCGCCGACCACCCGGCCGCCGCCGGCGCGCGCGGCGTCCAGGGCCGACTGCATGGCGTCGAACGCGGCCTTGTCGATCAGCGGACCGACCAGAACGCCCGCCGCGCGCGGATCGCCGACCGGCACGGACGGATAGGCGCTCTTCAGCCGGTCGACGAAGGTGTCATAGACGCTGTCGTGCACGAACAGCCGGCGCAGGGTGGTGCAGCGCTGGCCCGCCGTGCCCATGGCGGCGAAGGCCACTCCCCGCAGGGTCAGGTCCAGGTCCGCCGACGGCGCGACGATGGCGGCGTTGTTGCCGCCCAGCTCCAGCAGGGCGCGGGCGAAGCGGGCGGCCAGCCTCGGCCCAACCGCCCGCCCCATGGCCGTCGAGCCGGTGGCCGAGACCAGCGGGACCTTCGGATGGTCGACCAGCGCCTCGCCGACCGCGCGGCCGCCGATCAGCAGGGTCGACAGGCCGGAAGGCGCGTCCGGACCGAACCGCGCGGCGGCGCGCTCGAACAGGGCCTGGGTGGCCAGGGCGACCAGCGGGGTCTTCTCCGACGGCTTCCACACCACGCTGTCGCCGCAGACGAAAGCCAGGGCCGCATTCCACGACCAGACGGCGACCGGGAAGTTGAAGGCGCTGATGACGCCCACCACGCCCAGCGGGCGCCAGGTCTCCATCATTCGGTGATCAGGACGTTCGCTCGCTATCGTCAGGCCGAACAGCTGGCGCGACAGGCCCACGGCGTAGTCGCAGATGTCGATCATCTCCTGCACCTCGCCCAGACCTTCGGAGACCACCTTGCCGGCCTCCAGGGTGACCAGGGCGGCGAGGTCGTCCTTGGCGGCGCGCAGTTCCTCGCCCAGCAGGCGGACCAGCTCGCCGCGGCGCGGGGCGGGGACCTGGCGCCAGGCGAGGTAGGCGCCATGGGCGGCGTCGATGGCGGCCGCGGCCTGGGCGGGGGTGTGCTCGGGGAGGCTGGCCAGGATCTCGCCGGTGACCGGCGAGCGCGCCGCCAGGGTTCCACCATCCAGGGTGGACGCGGGAACGCCGAGGCGGTCGAGGATGGCGCGGGCTTCGGCGACGGCGGAGGGCAGGGTGGTCATGTGAGACACTCAATAAATCCGCTCATCCCGGCGAAAGCCGGGACCCAAGCGGAGTCGGAAATTGGGATCGCAGCACCTGCTAGCGCATGGCGCGTCTTGTCGAAACTCAGCTTGGGTCCCGGCTTTCGCCGGGATGAATGGAGATTTGGGGCTCATAGTTCAATTGCCCCTCGCCGGCCCCAGCCGAACCGCCGCCGATCCCGTCCCGAACACCGCCGCCACCGCCGCCGAATAGTCTTGGACGAGGCGCGGCGTGAAGCGGTCGTAGGCGTCCTGGAACGCCCGGCCCAGGCCGTGCTCGCCGCTGAAGCTGGCGCCGAAGCCGTCGACGGCCAGGGTCAGCACCGCTTCGCGGAGGGCCGCGCGCCGCCCCGGCTCGACCGGGCCGACCAGGTTGAAGTGCACCCCGCCGTCGGCCACGTGGCCGAAGTCGCACAGGGCGTAGTCGGGAAAGTCGGCCTCCAGCATCAGCACGGCCTCGCGGCGGAAGCGGGCCAGGTCGCGGCGGCGGAAGCTGAGGTCGAAGCCCACGACCGGCCCGCTGGCTCGCAGGCCTTCCGACAGCGAATGGCGCAGGGCCCACATCTTCTCGACCGGGCCGAACAGGGCGTCGACCAGCAGGCCGTCGTCGCGTTCCAGCAAGTCGCCGGCGATCTGCTGCAGCACCTCGTCCAGCGAGACCTCGCCCTCGCGCGGGGCCCAGGTTCGGGTCAACTCGACCAATACGGCGTAGTCGGGAACGCCGCCGGCGAACGGGTTGCTCAGCGACGGCACGTGGTCGATGGCCCGGGTCATGGCCGCCTTCGACAGGCCCTCGAAGGCCGTCAGGGTCGAGCCGGCCTGGACCTCGAACGCCTGCAGCAGCGGCAGGACCGCCTCGATGTCGCGCGGGACCAGCAGGGCGGCGGCGGTCTGGCGGGGGCGGTGGTGAACCTCGACGGTCACCTGGGTAATGATCCCAAACGCGCCACAACCGCCGACGAGCAGCTGGCGCAGGGCGACGGCGGCGTTGTCCTTGCGCAGGCCGTGCGAGAGCTGGAGCGTCGTGCCGGCCGCGTCGGCCAGCACCACTTCCAGGCCCAGGACGTGGCGGCGCATGTCGCCATAGCGCAGGAACCGCGCCCCGCCGGTGTTGGTGGCGGCCATGCCGCCCAGGGTGGGATCGGCGCCCAGGTCGATGGGCAGGAACAGACCATGCGGCTCCAGCGCCGCGTTCAGCGCCGACAGCCGCACGCCGGCCCCGACCGTGGCCGTGCGGTCGGCGACGTCGATCTCCAGCGGCGCGGCCAGGCGATCCAGCGACAGCACCAGGTGCGTCCCGCTGGCGTCCGGCGTCGAGCCCTCGGCCAGGCCGGTATTGGCGCCCTGCGGCACGAATCTCAGGCCGTGGCGCACGCAATAGCCGACCACCGCCGAGACCTGCGCCGTGGTCGCCGGGCGGACGACCGCCGCCGCCGCCCCGCCGGCGTAGCGCGCAGGAGTCTCGTAGGCGGCGCGGTCGGCCGGATCGAGGATCAGGCC
It encodes:
- a CDS encoding 2-oxoadipate dioxygenase/decarboxylase family protein, translating into MSHLSTLVASAIGQKAAATILDVLDIAPPLAAETDGPVSRAVFAMALNAVLFHDIMGRVPLGAAYVSERRAAGRKVLFDHGALRTIDFGDGAPTGALPAGHLAFARILEPLGYAVADLYPLDRLKMTGRAFAHLDHPEAIPQFFVSELHAERFSPAFQVIAHAVFDSTADVLGVEAQRALAAFATEGSCDLDAARAALPQVVAAFERTHGALRLEHYRALLAESAEAAWIATEGQAFNHATDRVPDVEAVAEGQKALGRPVKDKVEVSGSGRVRQTAFKAQPVERVFATNAGEVTLTVPGSFHEFISRDRFVDEAGVERLDLRFDSSNAQGIFKMTRTG
- a CDS encoding aldehyde dehydrogenase family protein; the protein is MTTLPSAVAEARAILDRLGVPASTLDGGTLAARSPVTGEILASLPEHTPAQAAAAIDAAHGAYLAWRQVPAPRRGELVRLLGEELRAAKDDLAALVTLEAGKVVSEGLGEVQEMIDICDYAVGLSRQLFGLTIASERPDHRMMETWRPLGVVGVISAFNFPVAVWSWNAALAFVCGDSVVWKPSEKTPLVALATQALFERAAARFGPDAPSGLSTLLIGGRAVGEALVDHPKVPLVSATGSTAMGRAVGPRLAARFARALLELGGNNAAIVAPSADLDLTLRGVAFAAMGTAGQRCTTLRRLFVHDSVYDTFVDRLKSAYPSVPVGDPRAAGVLVGPLIDKAAFDAMQSALDAARAGGGRVVGGDRVEVGGPNAFYVAPALVEIDHQAEIVKAETFAPILYVMRYTELADAIAAQNDVAQGLSSSIFTLNLREAELFLSAQGSDCGIANVNIGPSGAEIGGAFGGEKETGGGREAGSDSWKAYMRRATNTVNYGTTLPLAQGVTFDV
- a CDS encoding FAD-binding oxidoreductase; this translates as MLDQVHQDALAALVGPGGLILDPADRAAYETPARYAGGAAAAVVRPATTAQVSAVVGYCVRHGLRFVPQGANTGLAEGSTPDASGTHLVLSLDRLAAPLEIDVADRTATVGAGVRLSALNAALEPHGLFLPIDLGADPTLGGMAATNTGGARFLRYGDMRRHVLGLEVVLADAAGTTLQLSHGLRKDNAAVALRQLLVGGCGAFGIITQVTVEVHHRPRQTAAALLVPRDIEAVLPLLQAFEVQAGSTLTAFEGLSKAAMTRAIDHVPSLSNPFAGGVPDYAVLVELTRTWAPREGEVSLDEVLQQIAGDLLERDDGLLVDALFGPVEKMWALRHSLSEGLRASGPVVGFDLSFRRRDLARFRREAVLMLEADFPDYALCDFGHVADGGVHFNLVGPVEPGRRAALREAVLTLAVDGFGASFSGEHGLGRAFQDAYDRFTPRLVQDYSAAVAAVFGTGSAAVRLGPARGN